The Nostoc sp. 'Lobaria pulmonaria (5183) cyanobiont' genome window below encodes:
- a CDS encoding DUF2997 domain-containing protein — MAEYQKVEYRIGKDGKITETVIGASGASCINTTSGIEDALGDVETQELLPEYYEGQENVTGTEQQSLKQK, encoded by the coding sequence ATGGCAGAGTATCAAAAAGTTGAGTATCGTATTGGTAAAGATGGGAAAATTACCGAAACAGTGATTGGTGCTTCTGGTGCAAGTTGTATCAACACAACATCTGGAATTGAAGATGCTTTAGGAGATGTAGAAACTCAAGAACTGCTTCCTGAATATTACGAGGGGCAAGAAAACGTGACAGGAACAGAACAACAGTCTCTCAAACAAAAATAG
- a CDS encoding STM4015 family protein — protein sequence MTNNQNQPRDYDAVLGGQSPPPIDGLVLGGIEGIKRCLSNPVANVRIAALSEAFKYGDAGLDVLIQGLQDKSRLVQRFAYRVLKQRTEPQALQALQIYKPWNLEERLNEYQGYAVTQFANQQVVEFDQNIGITEPINKAYVLRCGYDDNEQNLWSQLSRLLQESNANKVEALVFGLWPEAYERDSSSIVEALFDGKKYLTNLKAVFIGDIAPDECEISWIQQSDISPILRAYPKLEILQVRGGDGLHFSPPVRHDRLKALIVETGGLNRDAVAQICKMNLPALEHLELWFGSEDYGGDCWVEDIHPIIFEGIFPNLTYLGLRNSQFTDEIVSAIVACPIINSISILDLSMGTLSDIGAEELLNCQAISYLDILNVSESFLSEEMIDKLSSLDVRVLANNQKKEDEDSYIHGRYCSIAE from the coding sequence ATGACTAACAATCAAAATCAACCCAGAGATTATGATGCAGTTTTAGGAGGACAATCGCCGCCTCCTATAGATGGACTTGTTCTCGGAGGAATTGAGGGTATTAAGCGTTGTTTATCAAATCCTGTGGCTAATGTGCGAATTGCTGCACTCAGCGAAGCCTTTAAATATGGTGATGCAGGCTTAGATGTCTTAATTCAAGGGTTACAAGATAAATCGAGGTTAGTGCAGCGTTTTGCTTATCGAGTATTGAAGCAAAGAACAGAACCGCAAGCTTTACAAGCTTTGCAGATATATAAACCTTGGAACTTGGAAGAAAGATTGAACGAGTATCAAGGGTATGCCGTTACTCAATTTGCTAATCAGCAAGTTGTAGAGTTTGATCAAAATATAGGTATTACTGAACCTATTAACAAAGCTTACGTCCTGAGATGTGGATATGATGATAATGAGCAGAATTTATGGAGTCAACTGAGTAGACTTCTGCAAGAATCCAACGCTAACAAAGTAGAAGCTTTAGTCTTTGGTTTGTGGCCGGAAGCTTATGAAAGGGATTCAAGTAGTATTGTCGAAGCTTTATTTGATGGCAAAAAATATTTAACTAATCTCAAAGCTGTTTTTATCGGTGATATTGCTCCTGATGAATGCGAAATTTCTTGGATTCAACAAAGTGATATAAGCCCCATTTTACGAGCTTATCCCAAACTGGAAATTTTACAAGTTCGTGGTGGCGACGGTTTACATTTTAGTCCACCAGTACGACACGATCGCCTCAAAGCATTAATTGTGGAAACTGGAGGATTAAATCGAGATGCTGTCGCCCAAATTTGTAAGATGAATCTCCCAGCATTAGAACATTTAGAATTATGGTTCGGCAGTGAAGATTACGGCGGAGACTGTTGGGTTGAAGATATACATCCGATTATTTTTGAAGGAATATTTCCCAATTTAACTTATTTAGGGTTACGCAATAGTCAATTTACCGATGAAATAGTCAGTGCTATTGTGGCTTGTCCAATTATTAATTCTATCAGCATACTTGATCTGTCGATGGGAACATTGAGTGATATCGGTGCTGAAGAATTGCTGAATTGTCAGGCTATCAGTTATCTTGATATTCTCAATGTGTCAGAAAGCTTTTTATCTGAAGAAATGATTGATAAATTGTCTAGTTTGGATGTGCGGGTTTTGGCAAATAATCAGAAGAAAGAAGATGAAGATAGCTATATTCATGGTCGCTATTGTTCCATTGCAGAGTAA